One genomic window of Glycine soja cultivar W05 chromosome 9, ASM419377v2, whole genome shotgun sequence includes the following:
- the LOC114368582 gene encoding probable transcriptional regulator SLK2 translates to MTPSRVAGGLTQSSSNSGIFYQGDGQSQNVVDSHLSSSFVNSSSTVPGAGRSNLGPVSGDINNAVLNTVANSAPSVGASSLVTDANSSLSGGPHLQRSTSVNTDSYLRLPASPMSFTSNNISISGSSVMDGSSVVQQSSHQDQNVQQLQQNKQQPQGASSATSLPASQTGPSTLQMGAQVPGSFIQDPNNMSHLSKKNRLDTKQEDMTQQQVIQQLLQRQDSMQFQGRNPQLQAFLQQQQQQQQRLRQQQMFQQMPQLHRAHLQQQQQQQQQMQLRQQQQQQQQQQVMQPSSAVKRPYESSVSGVCARRLMQYLYHQRQRPNVRYSIAYWRKFVAEYYSLRAKKRWCLSLYSNVGHHALGVFPQASMDAWHCDICGSKSGRGFEATYEVLPRLNEIKFGSGVIDELLFLDMPREMRFASGAMMLEYGKAVQESVYEQLRVVREGQLRIIFTQDLKILSWEFCARRHEELLPRRLVAPQVNQLVQVAKKCQSTIAESGSDGVSQQDIQTNGNMLLTAGGQLAKILEMQSLNELGFSKRYVRCLQISEVVNSMKDLIDICAEHKIGAIESLKNYPRLATASKHQMQKMQEMEQLGNVQCLPTDQNTLNKLMALNPGLNNHINNSHNMVNRGALSGSAQAALALNNYQNLLMRQNSTNSSPGSLQREGSSFNNSNQSPSSALQGASPALISGSMQNSSVSGFPSPHLPPQQQQHHLQQRSLSSNALLQQNHHGSQGNQALQQQQMIHQLLQEMSNNNGGMQPLSLGGPNAKNAMGFGGHTPSLSGGSANVPPSLSGGSANVPGNNGPMSRINSFKTASNSDSSAVGGNNRFNQRTSDMPQHLQNVVQDIGNEFTDNPFLNSDLDDNMGFGWKA, encoded by the exons ATGACACCATCACGAGTGGCAGGTGGATTAACCCAATCATCATCAAATTCTGGAATTTTCTATCAAGGAGACGGGCAGTCACAGAATGTAGTTGACTCTCACTTAAGCTCATCTTTTGTTAACTCGTCTAGTACGGTTCCAGGAGCTGGTCGTTCAAACCTCGGTCCGGTTTCTGGGGATATTAATAATGCAGTTTTGAACACTGTGGCAAACTCAGCACCAAGTGTTGGAGCCAGTTCTTTAGTCACGGATGCAAATTCTTCTCTCTCTGGTGGCCCCCATTTGCAGAGAAGTACCAGTGTTAACACAGACTCTTACTTACGATTACCTGCCTCACCTATGTCATTTACATCGAATAATATTAGTATTTCTGGCTCATCAGTGATGGATGGTTCATCTGTAGTACAGCAGAGCTCTCATCAAGATCAGAATGTTCAACAATTGCAGCAGAATAAGCAGCAGCCGCAGGGTGCTTCAAGTGCTACGTCTTTGCCTGCATCTCAAACCGGCCCTTCTACGCTCCAAATGGGTGCACAAGTCCCGGGATCTTTCATTCAAGATCCAAATAATATGTCTCACTTGTCGAAGAAAAATAGACTGGATACCAAACAGGAGGATATGACGCAACAACAGGTTATACAACAGCTTCTTCAGAGACAAGATTCCATGCAATTCCAGGGTCGTAATCCCCAGTTACAGGCTTTCcttcagcagcagcagcagcagcagcagagaCTGAGACAACAACAGATGTTTCAGCAAATGCCACAATTACACCGAGCGCACttgcagcagcaacaacaacaacaacaacaaatgcaATTGaggcagcagcagcaacaacaacaacaacaacaagtgaTGCAGCCCTCTTCTGCTGTCAAGCGGCCATATGAGAGTAGTGTTAGTGGGGTATGTGCCCGTCGATTGATGCAGTATCTCTATCATCAAAGGCAACGACCAAATGTGA GATATAGTATTGCCTATTGGAGAAAATTTGTGGCTGAATATTACTCTCTTCGTGCAAAGAAACGATGGTGCTTGTCATTATATAGTAATGTTGGGCATCATGCACTTGGTGTTTTTCCCCAAGCATCTATG GATGCATGGCACTGTGACATATGTGGTTCTAAATCTGGAAGGGGATTTG AGGCAACTTATGAAGTGTTACCTAGGCTTAATGAAATCAAATTTGGCAGTGGCGTAATTGATGAACTATTGTTTCTGGACATGCCACGTGAAATGAGATTCGCTTCTGGTGCAATGATGTTAGAATATGGAAAAGCAGTTCAAGAGAGTGTATATGAGCAGCTTCGTGTTGTTCGTGAAGGTCAACTTCGTATCATATTCACTCAAGACTTGAAG ATATTATCTTGGGAGTTCTGTGCAAGGCGCCATGAAGAACTTCTTCCTCGAAGGTTGGTTGCACCACAG GTCAACCAGTTAGTTCAGGTAGCTAAAAAATGTCAAAGTACAATTGCTGAAAGTGGGTCTGATGGGGTTTCTCAACAAGACATTCAAACAAACGGCAACAT GTTGTTGACAGCTGGGGGTCAGCTTGCGAAGATTTTGGAGATGCAATCACTAAATGAGTTGGGCTTTTCTAAAAGATATGTGAGATGTTTGCAA ATTTCGGAAGTTGTCAATAGCATGAAAGACCTAATAGATATCTGTGCTGAGCACAAAATTGGGGCAATTG AGagcttaaaaaattatcctcGACTTGCGACAGCCTCAAAGCACCAGATGCAAAAGATGCAGGAAATGGAACAGCTAGGAAATGTTCAATGTCTGCCAACTGATCAAAACACACTCAATAAGCTAATGGCTCTGAATCCTGGATTGAACAACCATATAAACAACTCTCATAATATGGTAAATCGTGGTGCTTTGAGTGGGTCAGCCCAAGCAGCTTTAGCACTGAACAACTACCAAAATCTTCTCATGAGGCAAAATTCAACGAATTCTAGCCCTGGCTCACTTCAGCGGGAAGGGTCCTCTTTCAATAATTCAAACCAGAGTCCCTCTTCAGCTTTGCAAGGAGCTAGTCCTGCTTTAATTTCAGGCTCAATGCAGAATTCATCTGTTAGTGGTTTCCCAAGTCCCCATCTACCCCCACAGCAGCAGCAACACCACCTACAACAGCGCTCATTAAGTTCAAATGCTTTACTGCAACAAAATCATCATGGTTCCCAAGGAAATCAAGCTCTACAGCAGCAGCAGATGATCCATCAACTGCTGCAGGAGATGTCAAATAACAATGGGGGAATGCAACCACTGTCTCTTGGTGGACCCAATGCAAAGAATGCAATGGGTTTTGGAGGCCATACTCCATCCTTAAGCGGAGGTTCTGCCAATGTTCCTCCATCCTTAAGCGGAGGTTCTGCCAATGTTCCAGGAAACAATGGACCTATGTCAAGGATTAATAGCTTCAAAACAGCTTCAAATAGTGATTCTTCTGCAGTTGGTGGCAACAATCGATTCAACCAGAGAACATCTGACATGCCACAACATTTGCAAAATGTGGTTCAGGATATTGGCAATGAATTCACGGATAATCCCTTCTTAAACAGTGATCTTGATGATAACATGGGTTTTGGCTGGAAGGCATGA